The nucleotide window TCCGTGCTGGTCCGCGTCCGGGCCTCGAGTGTCAATCCGGTGGACTGGAAGGTCCGCGAGGGGTACCTCGCCGAGATCATGGACACCGTTTTCCCAGTGGTCCCGGGCTGGGATGTCGCGGGTGTGGTTGAACAGGTCGGCCTGGACACGCCTGAGTTCAAGGTCGGGGACGAGGTGTTCGGTTATGTCCGGAAAGACGTCGTCGGAGGGGAAGTGGCGGGCGGAACCTTCGCCGAGCTGGTCGCCGCACCGGTGCGCACTCTCGCCCACAAACCGTCGAGCTGGTCGTTCGAGGAGGCTGCCGCTGTTCCCCTCGCAGGCCTCACGGCGTATCAGACCATTCGCCGGGCGGGAGTCCAGGCAGACCACACAGTGTTGGTCCATGCCGCCGCGGGCGGCGTCGGATCCTTCGCGGTCCAGGTCGCTCGCGCTCTCGGCGCACGAGTGATCGGCACCGCCTCAGAATCCAATCACGACTATCTCCGGACCCTCGGGGCCGAGCCCACCACATATGGGGAGGGTCTGGCCGACCGGGTGCGTGCACTCGCACCCGACGGCGTCGACGTCGTCCTCGACTACGTCGGTGGCGACGCACTCGACTCGGTGCCAGATGTGCTGCGGGACGGCGGGACGGTCGCCTCGATCACCGACGCACGCGCGCGGGACGACTTCGGCGGTCACTACGTCTGGGTGCGGCCCGACTCCGCCGACCTCGCGGCGCTGGCCCGTCTCGGCGACACCGGCGACCTCAAGCCGGAGATCGCCGAGGTGTTCGACCTGGCCGATGCCGCCGGTGCCCACGAGAGCAGCCAGTCCGGTCACGTGCGGGGCAAAATCGTGGTCCGCGTTGCCGGCGAATGACAGCGCGGGTGCTCTAGTCAGGCTGGTGGGCCAACCCGGTTGACAACTGCGGGTCACCACAGATCAAGGCATCTCCATCGTCTGGGCGCGACGGATCTCCTCCACAGCCCGGGTCAAGTACGCTGCCGGGTCGACCTCGGCCCGCGCGGCGAGGTCGGCGATGACCAAAAGTGCAGCGGCGGTGGTCTCGGTGTCCAAGAGGCCGGCGGACGACAGCGCATGGGAGTCAGCTGTGTCGCCCACTCCCAACGCCCCGGTCAGCACCAGCGCCAGAGATGCGGGACTGATGGCAGAATTCCATGAGGCGACAGCCCGGCTCGTGGTCGTCATCACCTCGGACACATCGTCGCCGGTGAGCCCATCTGGGAAGGCGGTCTCGAGTAGTTCCCGCAGCATGAGCGCATGCACCTCACGCGACTCGGGGTGCAACGCAAGCAGGTCGGCGGTGGCATCGAACGCCTCGAAGTCGTAGGCGCGTGCAGCACGAATCGCCTGGCCGGTGGTCTGCGCGACCATGTCTGCTATCGACGACCGGTCGATGCGTGACTCGTTGTGAGACATAGGACCACTCTCCCTCATGTGTCCGGCAGCCACCAACCCAGAAATCCACGCCGACGATCAACCCAGGTGGCACTCCACAAGGCGTCGGCCACAATTTCGCGGTGACTGACGGGCGGCTACAGCCGCGCATCTCCTTGGAGCTCGTCAAAGGAAACGTGACCCCGGTGGGGCAGTCGGCGGGGGTAAAGGATGGCGGATTCGCCACCGACATCTACCCGGACGTTCTGATGAACATCATTCATGCGGCCGCGGGCGGCGTCGGATCGCGCCGCCCGTTCTCAGACGACCGGAAGTGTCGCCAAGGCGAGGTCGGAGCCACGGGGTCCGACCGCGCAGAGACCCACCGGTGGTCCACCAACAGGGAGTGGATTGCTCACCGCGGGACGACCGGTGATTCCGGCAAGACATGTCAGCTGGAACGTGCGTGCTCGAGTGTCCTCGATGACCGAGCCGCCAAGGGCCGCACTCGCGCGGGTGGGAGCGGTCGACGACGCAGACGGCAGCAGCAGGATCGTCTCACCGAGCGCGCTGTTGATCCGGTTGCGCGCTGTGGCAAGTGTCCGGTCGGCTGCGGCCAGGTCGGATGCG belongs to Gordonia sp. KTR9 and includes:
- a CDS encoding NADP-dependent oxidoreductase; amino-acid sequence: MRAITYDRFGGPDVLQLTDLPTPKVGPDSVLVRVRASSVNPVDWKVREGYLAEIMDTVFPVVPGWDVAGVVEQVGLDTPEFKVGDEVFGYVRKDVVGGEVAGGTFAELVAAPVRTLAHKPSSWSFEEAAAVPLAGLTAYQTIRRAGVQADHTVLVHAAAGGVGSFAVQVARALGARVIGTASESNHDYLRTLGAEPTTYGEGLADRVRALAPDGVDVVLDYVGGDALDSVPDVLRDGGTVASITDARARDDFGGHYVWVRPDSADLAALARLGDTGDLKPEIAEVFDLADAAGAHESSQSGHVRGKIVVRVAGE